CATCAAAAACAACAATACGATAACTTTCTCCCCGCTTTTCAACTGATGCCATTGTTTTTACCTTCCTTTTTAAATTCAATTTTACCAACATGCTTGCTTGTATGTTGTTCTTTTAACCAATCTAAATAATCTTTAATACTCATAATTCCTTTTTTTACATCCTCTTTTCGTTTTTTGGCTTCCTTTATAAATTTATCTAAATCTGTTTTAAAATTTTTACCACGACTCCTTTCATATTTTCCCCGTTTAATGTTATAAACTAATTTATAGAGCCTAGTTGCCTCATCGGTTTTTGTCTTTTCAAGATAATGCTTATAGCTCATATAATCAACACACGTTTTGGTTTTATTTTGAGGTGATATATTATTACAATACACTGCGTCCGATCTAGTGGGTATAAAATAAGTTGAGCAGTTAAGACATTTTTTTATAATACATTCGTTATTAATCATTTCATACAATAGGTAGTTGAATAATTCAGATATATAATTAAAAACGAGTTTTGACCCTATTCTATAAGTGATGGTTTTATCTGAGCTTTTCAAGTTTTCACAAGCTATATTGAAAATCT
Above is a window of Oscillospiraceae bacterium DNA encoding:
- a CDS encoding DUF6076 domain-containing protein yields the protein RDKFAKTDKDKNQEQGKSIDDRNTVAVNYYDFIIDYLNKDYISLVGQLTGASFSNDPESKEADDIIEADDYAHIEDDKEIETAVLLLKKELENVDYNNLVLFIEKVLIEQNGLSCKQKFLIYDHVYRYKPNYHELCFNATQEVKSEMAVDLKKFLDANKIGNVNDSNDPSEIFNIACENLKSSDKTITYRIGSKLVFNYISELFNYLLYEMINNECIIKKCLNCSTYFIPTRSDAVYCNNISPQNKTKTCVDYMSYKHYLEKTKTDEATRLYKLVYNIKRGKYERSRGKNFKTDLDKFIKEAKKRKEDVKKGIMSIKDYLDWLKEQHTSKHVGKIEFKKEGKNNGIS